GAGGGATTAGTTGAAGCCTACGTCCATGGTGGTCGTGTAGGTGTTCTCGTCGAACTTAATTGTGAGACGGACTTCGTAGCTCGTACCGATGAATTCAAGACGCTTGCTCATGACCTAGCTCTGCACATTGCTGCTATGAACCCAGCTTATGTTAGTGCTGATAGTATCCCAGCGGCTGAGCGCGAACGGAAGGCAGCTGAATTCACCGAAAAAGTTCAAGGCGAGGGCAAATCTGGTGATATGGTACCAAAGATCGTCGAAGGTATGGTCAAAAAGCACTTTGGTGAACTTTGCCTACTAGAACAACCGTTTGTCAAAGACCAGAACAAGACCGTCAACGACGTTATCAAAGAAGTTATCGCCAAGCTAGGCGAGAACATCGTCGTCGGACAGATGGCGCGAATTGAGCTCGGTGTAGTCTCTGCTTAAAAGTCTGTCCACATCTTTGGTATACTGAAAGTATGTTTAATACAGACTCTTATGAAACGCGGATCCAACAGGCTCTGCAGCACTTTGAAGATGAGATAAAAAAGTTAAGAACTGGTCGAGCCAACCCGAGTATGCTCAGCGGTGTAATTGCCGAAGTATACGGCGGTACGCGGATGCCTCTAAACCAGATCGCTACGATCACCTCACCAGAACCTCAATTACTACAAGTAGCTCCATTTGATCCAGCCAATCTGCAAGCAGTCGTGGTTGCTATTCGTGACAATCAACTTCTAGATCTCAACCCGAGCGACGACGGACGAGTAGTCCGTATCCCAATACCACCACTCAATGCTGAGCGCCGTCAGGCAATCGTCAAGCAGCTCTCTGAGAAAGTTGAGGAATGTCGTATCGCGATCCGAAGTGTGCGGCACGATGCATTGAAAGATGCCAAACAAGGAGAAAAGGACAAACAGATTTCTAAAGACGATTACGCCCGGATCGAGAAAGCCATGGATGACATCGTTGCCAAGTCACAGAAGACACTCGATGAAAAGATGAAGGCTAAAGAAGCCGAAATCATGACAGTGTAACCGTTTGTAAGTATACTTTCAGGATAAGTATGTATAAGGGGACAGCGTGACAGTAGTTATATTCATCATCGGCCTAATTCTATTTGTCCTACTCGTCGTTGTTCATGAGCTGGGTCACGCTATCGTTGCTCACCGTAATGGGGTAGTCGTTGAAGAGTTTGGTATTGGTTTTCCGCCGCGATTATGGAAGCGGGTTCTGAAAAAGAGCAAAACAGTCTTTTCACTTAACGCTTTACCAATCGGAGGCTTCGTTAGACTAAAGGGCGAACATGATAATGATAAGGGCCCGGGTACTTACGGCGGTTCATCATTCTTTGTAAAGGCGAAGATTCTACTGGCCGGGGTGGCCGTTAACTGGATAACAGCTGCCGTTATCTTCACAGTTTTGGCCTTAACCGGGATACCCCAGCTGGTCGGCAATCAGTTTACGGTTAAGAGTGACACGAAGGTTATCAACAACGTCATCTTGGTCTCGGACATCACCTCACATTCACCGGCCGCAAAGAGTGGGCTCAAGGTGGGTGATCAGCTGCTAAAGGTTGGATCGGCTAGTGTGACAAGCACCGATCAACTAGTGGCTTTGACTCATCGTGATGCAGGTAAAAAAGTAGATATCGTCTATTCACGTAGCGACACTATCCACACGACGACCGCTACTCTTAATAAAATCGACAAGGACAACCAGGGCTACTTGGGTGTCGTGCCACTCTCCCACGTTATTCAACGTTCGACTTGGTCGGCTCCGATTGTCGGTGTAGGTCTGACAGCCCAGCTAACGAAATTAACCTTGCAAGGGCTTTGGGACGTTCTCGATAATCTGGGTACCGGCCTCTTCCAGTCGCTTAGCCCGAATGCTCACCAGCGTGCAACGGCCAGAACCCGGATCTCTGACGCCGGCCAGAACGTGGCTGGGCCAGTCGGGATCGTCGTCCTTCTCAAAGATGTCAGTAGCCAAGGCGTCAGCCTCATGCTTTATCTGATCGCAGTCATCTCTCTAACATTGGCTGTTATGAATGTCCTGCCGATTCCTGCTCTTGATGGGGGAAGGCTCTTCGTGATGCTACTTTATAGGCTACGTCGAAAACGACTGACCGAAGAAGTCGAGGAACGTATCCAAGGATATGCGTTCGCGGTCCTAATGGGATTAATCGTACTGTTGACGGTCGTCGATGTCAGACACTTCCTCTAATCATCCGCAGTACCCATCGGCCGAACCACCGGCAAAGAAACAGTTATGGGGACCCTGGACAGCTCTCTGGATTGGGTTTCTCATCTTCGTCGTCCCGATGTTCGTCATCGCCGAGATTGCGTACCTTACACACTGGAATATGCCGAATCAGGACCTCCAGCAGTTCTACATGTATGCTGGCTCGATTGCCATCACCTTGATCCTACTCAGGATGGTTCTGCAGAAAAGATACAACATCGGCTTTAAACAACTTGGTCTAAATCACTTTTACTTCCGCTATATCGGCTACGCGCTTTTAACGCTACCAATTTATTTCATCTGCTCGGCGGCACTAACTGAGATTGTCTCGAGTCTGTATCACGGCTTCAATATTGCCCAACAGCAGAATACGGGCTTTACTGGTAGCGCTCATAGCTCAGTTTTGGAACTCACCGCTGTCTTCGTGTCGCTTGTTATTATCCCACCATTGGTTGAAGAGACACTCTTTAGGGGTTTTCTGCTCCAGGGCATGCGCAAACGATTCCCTGCCGTCATTGCTGTCATTCTCGTCAGTTTGATCTTCGGAGCAGCTCACGGACAACTCAATGTTGGTATTGATACTTTTACGCTTAGTTGCTTCTTGTGTTTCTTGCGTATCAAAACCGAAAGTCTCTGGCCTGGCATTCTTCTGCATGCCACCAAAAACTTCATTGCCTTCATTGCGCTTTATCACCTCTTTCAGTCATTCTTTTGACAGATTACTAACTTCGGTGTACCATGAGCGAGCTATGGTTACTTTGTTCCATCTTAGTAAAACCTATCTACCGCTCCCGCTGCCTAGTTAGCAGCCGGGGTCATATTAAACTTATAATCGATCACAGACAGCCCCGGTCAAGGGCTGTTTTCAGCCACCACGTCTGTGCTTTAACGGCCTAGTCATATATGATGATGTAAGAATCGTGTATGGCTGGAAGGAATTACCATAATGAGAGCAACTAAGTTATTTGGTGGAACGTCTAAAACAGAGGGCAGCGACAATACCATTCCCTCAAGCCGGCTGCTGACTCAAGCTGGCTATATCCGTGAATCAACGGCTGGTCGTTACTTCTTTCTACCGCTCGGTATCAGGGTTCACGAGAAGATCATTCGCATTGTTCGTAGACACATGAATGCCGCAGACGGGCAGGAAGTTCTAATGCCTGTTCTTCATCCGATTGAGCTATGGAAAGAGACCAACCGGACAACAACCACCGGCTTCGAGCTAATGAAAGTTAAAGACCGTCGGGAGGCGGAATTTGCGCTTGGTGGAACGGCCGAAGAGATGGCAGTCGATCTGGTTCGTAAGTTCAATATTAGTTACAAGGACTTACCATTTAATATCTACCAATTCTCGATGAAGTTTCGTGATGAAGTTAGGGCTCGTGGCGGTCTGCTGAGAGTTCGCGAATTCGTGATGAAGGATGCTTACAGTTTTGGTACAGAGCAGCAGTTCAAGGATGTTTATCAGCAGATGTGGAACACATACCTGAGTATCTTTGATGAGCTAGGGCTTAAAACCGACGTTGTGGCCGCAGACAACGGCTATATCGGCGGGGAGTATTGTCATGAGTTTGTCAGCGAGTCAGAAGTGGGGGAGAGCCGCTACTTTATAGATCAAGAGAATGGTTATGCGGCACACGAAGACGTCGCAGTCTTCCGCGTCGAGGATAAAAACGTGGGTGACGAGCTCAATGAACTCCAAGAGATCGAAGCGGTTCGTGGTACGACCATGGAAGACGGCGTCAAACTGCACGGTCTACCCCTCTGGCAGCAGATCAAAGACGTCCTTTTCTTTGACGAGGCAACTAAGCGTTACATCCTGGCCATTATAAGGGGTGACTTCGACGTCAATGAGACCAAGTTAATGCAGGTCGCAGGTGCTTGGGACCTTCGAGCTGCGACCGCTGAAGAGATTTGTGAAGATCTTGGCAGCGAACCAGGCTTTATATCGCCGGTTAAGTTCCCCAAGAAAGGGGCTAAGAGTGGCTACGAGGTTGTCATAGTTGCCGATAAGTCGTTGAGGACAATCCGCAACGCTTACGGAGGCAATAACAAGAAACACGGCGACCTTCTTAATATCAATATTGAACGCGACTATAAACCCGATATTGAAGCCGACATTGCTCTGGCTCAGCCAGGCATGCACAGCCCTCGGGGTGGAGAACTGATTGAGAAGCGGGGTATTGAAGTCGGGAACATCTTCCAACTGGGCTATCACTACAGCAACCTCATGCATGACGCCGAGTTTACTAACGAAAAAGGTGCTCGCCAGAAGTACTATATGGGCTGCTACGGCATCGGAATCGGTCGGACTATGGCTGCCATCGTTGAGGCTCACCATGACGACAAAGGCATCATGTGGCCTGAAGTAGTTGCGCCATTCACCCTGACGCTACTCAGATTCGGTGACAATCCTGAAGTCATTAAGATGGCTGATGAGCTACATATTGAGCTAGAAAAAGCAGGGGTAGATGTTCTTTATGATGATCGCGATCTTCGCCCCGGCGAGAAAATGGTTGATGCTGACCTCATCGGCATTCCACATCGAGTCGTTGTCAGCGATAGGACATTAGCTGAGTCGAAATACGAATACAAAAAACGAACAGAGACTGACTCACAGCTTCTAGATAGAGAAGCGATTCTCCAGAGGGTGATTAATCACACTTCTTGAGGCGAGCGAAGTGTGGTATAATTTTGCACATCGGTTTAGGCACTAACGCGACGTCTTTAAAAACAAGATGAGTTGATTCTGTTTGATGAGATGTTTAGTTTGTGGAGAAGACATTAGATTATCCGAGGTCTTATTATGAAGAAAGATTATCAGTTAACCAAAGCAGGGTGGGACGAGTTAGGCAAAGAACTTGCCGAATTAAAAGCGCGCCGCGGCGAGATTGCTGAGAAGATTAAATCTGCACGTGACTTCGGTGATCTTAGCGAGAACGCTGAGTACGATGCCGCCAGGGACGAACAGGCCCAGGTAGAGGCACGAATTGCAGCAATTGAAGACATTCTTCAGAATGCCAGTGTCCTTAAAGGCGCTCCTAAGAAAGGCACTGTGGCAGTCGGTAGCACTGTTACCCTTGAAGGGCCTAAGGGCGAAGTCGAGTATACCATCGTAAGCTCGGTTGAGGCCGATCCGGCTCTGAAGAAGATATCTGATGAATCGCCAATCGGTCAGGCACTGATCGGCAAGAAAGTCGGACAGAGCGCCGAGATTAAGACGCCTTCTGGCAGCATCTCTTTCGAGATCAAGCACATAGCTTAGATCTATTTGACGATATTCCCGTAAATACTCTTGGTTGTTTCGTCTACTTCTCGTCGCAACTGCGGGAATGGTACGCCTTCACGGGCAGTTACGCCTTCAAAGATCCAGAAAACACGCTCAGAGTTTCCCCATCCACAGACAGGTGGCATACCGTATTCGAGCATCTCAACGTAGTCAATATCCAACATCTGGGCCTCATCGTCTCCTGCATCGCGCATCTTCTGCTGTTCGACGAAGCGGTTGAGCTGATCGATCGGGTCATTAAGCTCACTCCAGCCGTTGCCAAGTTCGGTCCCAGCAATAACTGGCTGGAAACGCTCGACAACATTTGGGTTAGATGGATTCTTCTTAGAGAGCGGGCTGATAAAGAGGGGTGTGTTGATCAACCAGATAGGGCCGGCAATATCTTTGCGGATATTCTTCCAGAGCTTATCAATGCCTCGGGCCTTATTTTCGGTCTGTTCGACTTCTAGTTTATGATCAGCAAGCGCCTTCTTGACCTCCTCAAGGGTACAATTGTAGACGTCGATCCCGTAGTGTTTCCTGACCGTCTCGGCATAATCCCACTGCTCCCATTCTTGTGAGAGGTCGACGTCAAAGTGGCCAAGCTTAAACTTGAGAGTACCGAATGTCTTCTCGATAACGTAGCGGAACATCTCTGTCATAAACTTCATACCATCTTGCCAATCAGCATAGGCCCAGTACCATTCCATAGCGACGTGCTCAGGAAGATGTTCGTCAGAATAATTCTCGTTTCTAAAGCGTGGACCGATGTCGAAAACTTTCTCATACCCAGCACCGATCAGGCGCTTGAGGGGTAGTTCGTGACTGATGCGAAGGTAAAAGTCCTGATCGAGGGCGTCCATGTGTGTAACGAATGGGTTAGCATCGGCCCCCCCCGTGGTGTGTTCAAGTACAGGGATATTAATCTCAACGAAATCGTGCTCAAGCAGGAACTGTCGTGTCGCTTGCCAGAAGTTGCTTCGACAGATGAAGCGCTCGTAAACGTTTCGGTTAACGTTAATATCGATATATCGACGACGTAAACGCTCCTCTTTATTGGTGAGCCCATCAGGGGTGTAGGGCATTGGACGTAAGCTCTTAGTTAGGAGTCGTAATTTAGCTACGTCAACTGAAACTTCACCGGTCTTGGTCTTGATAACTCTACCAGTAGCCTGGATGAAGTCACCTGCGTCGAGAAGAGGTAACTCATTGAGACCAAGCCGACTCTCGTCAGCCTTGAGCGGCTGAACACTTTGTTCCGTAAGAAAGAGCTGCAAAGATCCACTGGCGTCCTTGACGACTATAAAAGCAATCTTGCCAAACTTGCGGATATTTATGATTCGACCAACGACACTGACTTCCTGACCTTCCAGGCTGGTGAAGTCTTTGGTGACTTGAGCTAGTGTATGAGTACGCGCAGCGTTCGCGGGGTAAGGGTCAACGCCCAACTTCTTGAGCTCTTCAAGTTTGCGTAAGCGCTCGTTGCGCAGTTCCTGTAGTGTAGCCATTTGCCTATATCTTATCGGAAGCGACCATAAATGGAAACATCGTTGCTTTGGCCAGGTCAGGTTAACTTGATTTTTAACTCCTAGAACTCCATAGTTAGAAGAGATATTTAGGGGAGATGAGCGTGATTCGAGTCAAACACGCTACCAAAAGTTACGGCCCTCGCCACAACCGCTTCACTGCGATTGATGACGTAACCTTCGAAGTACCCGAAGGAAGCACCGTGGCAATCGTTGGCAAGTCGGGCTCAGGCAAATCGACCCTTATGCATCTTATTTCAGGATTAGATCGGCCGGATGACGGGGAAGTCATTATAGAAGGAAAGAACATCTTTAAGCTTAGGGGAAAAGAGCTTGATCAGTTCCGAAACCGCCATATTGGCTTTATCTTCCAATCGTTCTTTGTCGAAGCAAACGAATCCCTATATCAGAACGTCTCCCTACCGTTAGAGATACGACAGACGATTTATAATAAGCGCCGAGAGAAGATCCTCTGGGCCCTTGAGCGAGTCGATATGCAGGATAAGGTTAACGTTCGAGCAGGTAAGCTCTCGGGTGGTGAGAAGCAACGACTAGCTATCGCTCGGGCTATCGTTAACGAGCCAAAAATCATCTTTGCCGACGAGCCGACTGGAAATCTTGATTCCGCAACCGGTGCCAAAGTCGTTAATCTTCTCTTTGAACTCAACAAACAGATAGGCAGCACCTTATTTGTAGTGACACATGATCACGAACTAGCTGCTAGATGTCAGATACTGATCCAGCTTAAAGACGGGAAACTGGTATCAATTAAGGACACTTCATCTGCAAAGAACTCCAAACAGGCGGTCACGACTGGCAAGGAGGGTGAGTAGATGCATATTAGCGACGGGCTTCGGCGAAGTGGTCGTAGTCTGCGACTAGCTAAAGCGCGAACGATTCTGACCGTCATAGCTATCTCAGTTGGCGCTCTGGCTCTAGCCCTCACACTCGCCGCTGGTCAAGGGGCGAAAGACTTTACTAATCGTCTTATTAGCACCAATTTCAACCCGAGCATCATCTATGTCGTTAAGTCAGATACTTCCCAAACGATTAATGCTCTTTCTGGTAATAACAAACCTCAGCGCTATAACCCTAGCCAGTCTAGCTCAAGCAAGAACCTGCTAACTTCTGCTGATCTACCGAAAATTGCCAATGCCGGTAATATAACGAGAGTGGCTCCAGCTCTCAGCCTCACCCCGTCATATGTGACAGCAAGCGGGGCGAATAAGTACGATGTACAGGTTCAGAGCGACGAAATAGGTGCTAAATATCGGATAATAGCGGGTAAGGTGCCGACTTTTCTGGAAGGTAACCAAGCCGTCATACCACAAGCGTATGCGGCTATCCTTAAGCTGGGCCCAGACAACAGATCGATTTTAGGTAAGATGTTTACAGTCCACTACGTCAACGATGCCGGTCAGGGTTTAGATCAGCAGTATAAGGTAGTCGCCATATCGCAGACTTCCTCGGGCCTCTTTGGAGGGACGAGTGACATTCTTATATCTGAGTCGGCGTCTCAAGAGGCCTATTCATTTCAAACAGGTCAGCAGCTCGGCGATGAGCAGTTTCCGGCTGCGATTGCGTATGCCAAGAAGACCGATGATGTCTCAATGCTTCTCACTGCCAATGCTGTTGCAGCGCAAGGCCCATATGCTGCCGAGAGCGCGAAGGATCTGGCCAACCAGATCACGTCGGTTATTAATATCATCCAGTATGCGGTGGCCGGTTTTGGTGCCTTGGCACTTCTTGTTTCAGTCTTTGGCATCATCAATACCCAGCTGATAAGTGTCTTGGAGCGGACCAAAGAGATTGGACTAATGAAGGCTCTTGGTATGAGTGCTCGAGGAGTACTTGGCCTCTTTGTCTTTGAGGCTGCTTGGATCGGTTTCTGGGGTGGTGTAGTTGGCATCGTGTTAGCTTATGTTATCTCCCTGTACGCTAATCCGTGGATCAACAACCGGCTTAACCTCGGTGGTAATCTCCTTGTCTTCAAGCCTGAACCGATAATAGCCCTTGTTATCGGCCTCATGCTCGTCGCAGCCTTAGCCGGTTTGGCGCCTGCCTGGAAGGCTAG
This genomic interval from Candidatus Saccharimonadales bacterium contains the following:
- a CDS encoding FtsX-like permease family protein, with translation MHISDGLRRSGRSLRLAKARTILTVIAISVGALALALTLAAGQGAKDFTNRLISTNFNPSIIYVVKSDTSQTINALSGNNKPQRYNPSQSSSSKNLLTSADLPKIANAGNITRVAPALSLTPSYVTASGANKYDVQVQSDEIGAKYRIIAGKVPTFLEGNQAVIPQAYAAILKLGPDNRSILGKMFTVHYVNDAGQGLDQQYKVVAISQTSSGLFGGTSDILISESASQEAYSFQTGQQLGDEQFPAAIAYAKKTDDVSMLLTANAVAAQGPYAAESAKDLANQITSVINIIQYAVAGFGALALLVSVFGIINTQLISVLERTKEIGLMKALGMSARGVLGLFVFEAAWIGFWGGVVGIVLAYVISLYANPWINNRLNLGGNLLVFKPEPIIALVIGLMLVAALAGLAPAWKASKMNPIEALRTE
- the frr gene encoding ribosome recycling factor, whose translation is MFNTDSYETRIQQALQHFEDEIKKLRTGRANPSMLSGVIAEVYGGTRMPLNQIATITSPEPQLLQVAPFDPANLQAVVVAIRDNQLLDLNPSDDGRVVRIPIPPLNAERRQAIVKQLSEKVEECRIAIRSVRHDALKDAKQGEKDKQISKDDYARIEKAMDDIVAKSQKTLDEKMKAKEAEIMTV
- a CDS encoding site-2 protease family protein, which encodes MTVVIFIIGLILFVLLVVVHELGHAIVAHRNGVVVEEFGIGFPPRLWKRVLKKSKTVFSLNALPIGGFVRLKGEHDNDKGPGTYGGSSFFVKAKILLAGVAVNWITAAVIFTVLALTGIPQLVGNQFTVKSDTKVINNVILVSDITSHSPAAKSGLKVGDQLLKVGSASVTSTDQLVALTHRDAGKKVDIVYSRSDTIHTTTATLNKIDKDNQGYLGVVPLSHVIQRSTWSAPIVGVGLTAQLTKLTLQGLWDVLDNLGTGLFQSLSPNAHQRATARTRISDAGQNVAGPVGIVVLLKDVSSQGVSLMLYLIAVISLTLAVMNVLPIPALDGGRLFVMLLYRLRRKRLTEEVEERIQGYAFAVLMGLIVLLTVVDVRHFL
- a CDS encoding proline--tRNA ligase — its product is MRATKLFGGTSKTEGSDNTIPSSRLLTQAGYIRESTAGRYFFLPLGIRVHEKIIRIVRRHMNAADGQEVLMPVLHPIELWKETNRTTTTGFELMKVKDRREAEFALGGTAEEMAVDLVRKFNISYKDLPFNIYQFSMKFRDEVRARGGLLRVREFVMKDAYSFGTEQQFKDVYQQMWNTYLSIFDELGLKTDVVAADNGYIGGEYCHEFVSESEVGESRYFIDQENGYAAHEDVAVFRVEDKNVGDELNELQEIEAVRGTTMEDGVKLHGLPLWQQIKDVLFFDEATKRYILAIIRGDFDVNETKLMQVAGAWDLRAATAEEICEDLGSEPGFISPVKFPKKGAKSGYEVVIVADKSLRTIRNAYGGNNKKHGDLLNINIERDYKPDIEADIALAQPGMHSPRGGELIEKRGIEVGNIFQLGYHYSNLMHDAEFTNEKGARQKYYMGCYGIGIGRTMAAIVEAHHDDKGIMWPEVVAPFTLTLLRFGDNPEVIKMADELHIELEKAGVDVLYDDRDLRPGEKMVDADLIGIPHRVVVSDRTLAESKYEYKKRTETDSQLLDREAILQRVINHTS
- a CDS encoding ABC transporter ATP-binding protein, giving the protein MIRVKHATKSYGPRHNRFTAIDDVTFEVPEGSTVAIVGKSGSGKSTLMHLISGLDRPDDGEVIIEGKNIFKLRGKELDQFRNRHIGFIFQSFFVEANESLYQNVSLPLEIRQTIYNKRREKILWALERVDMQDKVNVRAGKLSGGEKQRLAIARAIVNEPKIIFADEPTGNLDSATGAKVVNLLFELNKQIGSTLFVVTHDHELAARCQILIQLKDGKLVSIKDTSSAKNSKQAVTTGKEGE
- the greA gene encoding transcription elongation factor GreA; protein product: MKKDYQLTKAGWDELGKELAELKARRGEIAEKIKSARDFGDLSENAEYDAARDEQAQVEARIAAIEDILQNASVLKGAPKKGTVAVGSTVTLEGPKGEVEYTIVSSVEADPALKKISDESPIGQALIGKKVGQSAEIKTPSGSISFEIKHIA
- the lysS gene encoding lysine--tRNA ligase, with amino-acid sequence MATLQELRNERLRKLEELKKLGVDPYPANAARTHTLAQVTKDFTSLEGQEVSVVGRIINIRKFGKIAFIVVKDASGSLQLFLTEQSVQPLKADESRLGLNELPLLDAGDFIQATGRVIKTKTGEVSVDVAKLRLLTKSLRPMPYTPDGLTNKEERLRRRYIDINVNRNVYERFICRSNFWQATRQFLLEHDFVEINIPVLEHTTGGADANPFVTHMDALDQDFYLRISHELPLKRLIGAGYEKVFDIGPRFRNENYSDEHLPEHVAMEWYWAYADWQDGMKFMTEMFRYVIEKTFGTLKFKLGHFDVDLSQEWEQWDYAETVRKHYGIDVYNCTLEEVKKALADHKLEVEQTENKARGIDKLWKNIRKDIAGPIWLINTPLFISPLSKKNPSNPNVVERFQPVIAGTELGNGWSELNDPIDQLNRFVEQQKMRDAGDDEAQMLDIDYVEMLEYGMPPVCGWGNSERVFWIFEGVTAREGVPFPQLRREVDETTKSIYGNIVK
- a CDS encoding translation elongation factor Ts, whose amino-acid sequence is MADISVEEIKRLKDLTGVGLTEAKRALVDSNGDFDKALEEMRKKGLTRAEKRGEREAREGLVEAYVHGGRVGVLVELNCETDFVARTDEFKTLAHDLALHIAAMNPAYVSADSIPAAERERKAAEFTEKVQGEGKSGDMVPKIVEGMVKKHFGELCLLEQPFVKDQNKTVNDVIKEVIAKLGENIVVGQMARIELGVVSA
- a CDS encoding type II CAAX endopeptidase family protein; the encoded protein is MSDTSSNHPQYPSAEPPAKKQLWGPWTALWIGFLIFVVPMFVIAEIAYLTHWNMPNQDLQQFYMYAGSIAITLILLRMVLQKRYNIGFKQLGLNHFYFRYIGYALLTLPIYFICSAALTEIVSSLYHGFNIAQQQNTGFTGSAHSSVLELTAVFVSLVIIPPLVEETLFRGFLLQGMRKRFPAVIAVILVSLIFGAAHGQLNVGIDTFTLSCFLCFLRIKTESLWPGILLHATKNFIAFIALYHLFQSFF